The following are from one region of the Siniperca chuatsi isolate FFG_IHB_CAS linkage group LG21, ASM2008510v1, whole genome shotgun sequence genome:
- the rhot1a gene encoding mitochondrial Rho GTPase 1-A isoform X7 — translation MRKDVRILLVGEPKVGKTSLIMSLVSEEFPDEVPLRAEEITIPADVTPERVPTHIVDYSEAEQSDEQLYQEISKANVICIVYSVNNKKSIEKVTSHWIPLINDRTDKDSRVPLILVGNKSDLVEHSSMETILPIMNQYQDIETCVECSAKNLKNISELFYYAQKAVLHPTGPLYCPEEKELKPSCIRSLTRIFKVSDLDNDGILNDNELNFFQRTCFNTPLAPQALEDVKNVVRRNMTDGVKDNGLSLKGFLFLHTLFIQRGRHETTWTVLRRFGYDDDLELTQEYLFPLIKIPPDCTTELNHNAYLFLQSVFDKHDKDRDCALSPEEVKDLFEVFPYMPWGPDVNNTVCTNDQGWITYQGYLSQWTLTTYLDVQRSLEYLGYLGYSIIYEQESQAAAITVTRNKSIDLQKKQTQRSVFRCNVLGARGSGKSGFLQAFLGKNLQRQRRIREDHKSFYAISTTYVYGQEKYLLLHEVMPDFDFLSEADLACDVVCLVYDINNPRSFEYCAKVYKQYFIDSKTPCVVIAAKSDLHDVRQHYSLSPQEFCRKHKLHPPQPFTCNTTDALSKDIYTRLTTMAMYPHMAQADLKNSTFWLRASVGATVCAVLGFAMYRALLKQR, via the exons ATGAGGAAGGACGTGAGGATACTACTCGTAGGGGAAC CCAAGGTGGGGAAGACATCACTGATAATGTCTCTGGTCAGTGAGGAGTTTCCTGATGAG GTTCCTCTCCGAGCTGAGGAGATCACCATCCCAGCTGATGTCACTCCAGAGAGGGTGCCCACACACATTGTGGACTACTCAG AGGCTGAACAGTCAGACGAGCAGCTGTACCAAGAAATATCAAAG GCAAATGTTATCTGCATAGTTTACTCAGTCAACAACAAGAAGTCCATTGAAAAG GTGACAAGCCACTGGATTCCCCTCATAAATGACAGGACGGACAAGGATAGCAG GGTACCATTGATCCTTGTGGGGAACAAGTCGGACCTGGTGGAACACAGCAGCATGGAGACCATCCTGCCAATCATGAATCAATACCAGGATATCGAGACCTGTGTAGAG TGCTCTGCTAAAAACCTGAAGAACATCTCTGAGCTGTTCTACTACGCCCAGAAGGCTGTTCTCCATCCGACGGGACCCCTGTACTGCccagaggagaaggag TTAAAGCCATCCTGCATTAGGTCTTTAACTAGAATCTTTAAAGTGTCCGACCTGGACAACGACGGCATCCTTAATGACAATGAGCTCAACTTCTTCCAG AGAACATGTTTCAATACACCACTGGCACCTCAGGCTTTAGAGGATGTAAAGAATGTGGTCAGGAGGAACATGACAGATGGAGTCAAGGACAACGGACTCTCACTCAAAG GCTTCCTGTTCCTGCACACCCTCTTCATACAGCGAGGTCGACACGAGACCACCTGGACTGTGCTTAGGAGGTTTGGTTATGACGATGACCTGGAGCTCACACAGGAATACCTGTTCCCCTT GATAAAGATCCCCCCAGACTGCACCACAGAGCTTAACCACAACGCTTACCTCTTCCTCCAGAGCGTCTTTGACAAACACGACAAA GACAGAGATTGTGCGCTCTCGCcagaggaggtgaaagacctgtttgaagtgtttccttaCATGCCCTGGGGTCCGGATGTCAACAACACGGTTTGCACTAACGACCAGGGATGGATCACATACCAGGGATACCTCTCCCAGTGGAC gtTAACAACATATCTAGATGTACAGCGTAGTTTGGAGTACTTAGGTTACCTGGGCTACTCGATCATCTATGAACAGGAGTCCCAGGCTGCTGCCATTACAG TGACACGTAACAAGAGCATCGATCTGCAGAAGAAACAGACCCAGCGCAGTGTCTTCCGCTGCAACGTCTTGGGGGCCCGTGGCAGCGGGAAGAGTGGCTTCCTCCAAGCTTTTCTGGGCAAGAACCTGCAG CGACAGCGGCGGATTAGAGAAGACCACAAGTCCTTCTATGCCATTAGTACGACCTATGTTTATGGTCAGGAGAAGTACCTGCTG CTCCATGAGGTGATGCCAGATTTTGACTTCCTCTCAGAGGCGGACCTAGCCTGTGATGTGGTCTGCCTGGTGTATGACATCAACAATCCACGCTCTTTTGAATATTGCGCAAAAGTGTACAAG CAATACTTCATAGACAGTAAGACGCCATGCGTGGTGATTGCCGCCAAGTCGGACCTGCACGATGTACGGCAGCACTACAGCCTCTCACCGCAGGAGTTCTGCCGTAAGCACAAGCTCCACCCACCGCAGCCGTTCACATGCAACACGACTGACGCACTCAGCAAAGACATCTACACTAGACTCACCACCATGGCCATGTATCC